The following coding sequences are from one Oncorhynchus kisutch isolate 150728-3 linkage group LG23, Okis_V2, whole genome shotgun sequence window:
- the psmd5 gene encoding 26S proteasome non-ATPase regulatory subunit 5, whose product MAASIESLFVEIASLEEPIEELQTLKTAVLSIPVSALRDTVSGLRLEVIFSLLNTNDREKIELCVDILGRILLALSPVHLAQNCRVELQAGLKHPDDTVKILALTQIGRMVLNHEAVTEIQNNQDILREVIQCIKGEKMTVAKEAIRALAKLSHSKAGLDALFRSDLLKDLKDVMATSDIVRYRVYELIVDISSVSPVSLGYCANSSFISQLLGELTGDDVLVRATAIEMVTTLSHSQHGRQYLAQQGIMDKISNMITGAKSDPFSSFYLPGLVKFFGNLAIMDSPQHVCETYPAFQNKVFEMAIDPDPVMTGVALDTLGVLGSTVEGKQVLQKTGEKFNAVLKRMSKLASGGATELRVRCLEAISLLITLQAEQQTEDLLVLTESWFHLLSNQPMEMIRNISTQPFPELHCSALRIFIAIAPQPWGQRLMIGTPGFMEFIVDRSTGPTKEAKDAKFELVGALVSSSTAADILGSQHYLRLRSYLREGAYYVTAVATVTTEGAD is encoded by the exons ATGGCAGCCTCAATTGAGAGTTTGTTCGTTGAAATAGCAAGCCTTGAAGAGCCTATTGAAGAGCTCCAAACTTTAAAAACGGCCGTTTTATCAATACCTGTAAGCGCCCTTAGGGATACAGTGAGTGGACTCCGGCTTGAAGTGATTTTCTCTCTTTTGAACACAAATGACAG AGAGAAAATTGAGCTATGCGTGGACATCCTTGGTCGAATCCTGCTCGCCCTCAGCCCTGTCCACCTGGCCCAAAACTGCAGAGTGGAACTTCAGGCTGGACTGAAACATCCTGATGACACAGTCAAAATACTGGCATTGACACAA ATTGGTAGAATGGTATTGAACCATGAGGCAGTTACAGAAATTCAGAACAACCAAGACATACTTCGGGAAGTGATCCAGTGCATCAAAGGAGAGAAGATGACAGTGGCCAAAGAG GCAATACGAGCTCTTGCCAAACTTAGCCACTCCAAAGCTGGGTTAGATGCTCTATTCAGGAGCGACTTGCTGAAAGACCTCAAGGATGTGATGGCTACAAGTGATATTGTCAGATACAGAGTATATGAG CTGATAGTGGACATATCGTCTGTCTCTCCTGTTTCCCTGGGTTACTGTGCCAACAGCAGCTTTATTTCCCAGCTACTAGGAGAGCTGACAGGAGATGATGTACTGGTCAG GGCTACAGCCATTGAGATGGTGACCACACTTTCCCACAGTCAGCATGGGCGCCAGTACCTGGCACAGCAAGGCATCATGGATAAGATATCCAACATGATCACTGGAGCAAAATCAGACCCCTTCTCTAGTTTCTACCTGCCAG GGCTGGTGAAGTTCTTTGGGAACCTGGCCATCATGGACAGTCCCCAGCACGTGTGTGAGACCTACCCAGCTTTCCAGAACAAGGTGTTTGAGATGGCCATCGACCCAGACCCTGTTATGACTGGAGTGGCTCTGGACACACTGGGGGTCCTGGGCTCCACTGTGGAGGGGAAACAAGTCCTgcagaaaacag gtgagaAGTTCAATGCTGTGCTGAAGAGAATGAGCAAGCTGGCCAGCGGTGGAGCCACCGAGCTGCGAGTGCGTTGTCTGGAGGCCATCTCACTCCTAATCACTCTgcag GCTGAACAGCAGACAGAGGACCTGCTGGTTCTAACAGAGTCCTGGTTCCATCTGCTGTCTAACCAGCCTATGGAGATGATCCGGAACATCAGCACCCAGCCCTTCCCTGAGCTCCACTGTAGTGCTCTACGCATATTCATT gCCATCGCTCCCCAGCCATGGGGTCAAAGGTTAATGATTGGCACGCCAGGGTTCATGGAGTTCATTGTCGACCGTTCGACTGGTCCGACCAAGGAAGCGAAGGATGCTAAGTTTGAGCTTGTGGGTGCGCTGGTGAGCTCTTCCACAGCAGCGGACATCTTGGGTAGCCAGCACTACTTACGCCTGCGGTCCTACCTCCGAGAGGGAGCGTACTATGTGACCGCTGTAGCAACAGTGACCACAGAGGGAGCAGACTGA